One segment of Setaria viridis chromosome 4, Setaria_viridis_v4.0, whole genome shotgun sequence DNA contains the following:
- the LOC117853119 gene encoding O-fucosyltransferase 7 — protein MPLRRKVRPAGATARRAALRWWLLSLAATGAAVTAAAALLAVALHFSGSGPGAASSSASSGAPYRLSQPREAEELRWEQEVAPPQLASPQSRKLDGAAEKSLWLPAPSRRFVPCVAPSPEYKSPVASRGYLLVHTNGGLNQMRAGISDMVAVARILNATLIIPELDKKSFWHDRSNFSDVFDEEHFINSLANDVKVLKKLPKELVKAPKSVRYFKSWSGVDYYQEEISPLWDHRQVIRAAKSDSRLANNYLPTDIQKLRCRAFFQALRFAPPIEALGKLLVERMRSFGPYIALHLRYEKDMLAFSGCTYGLSQTESEELAMIRENTTYWKVKDIDPLEQRSHGYCPLTPKEVGMFLSALGYPSSTPVYIAAGEIYGGESHMVDLQSRFPILMNKEKLASAEELRPFSQYAAQMAALDYIVSVESHVFVPSYSGNMARAVAGHRRFLGHRKTISPDRKALVRLFDKVDRGLLKEGKKLSERILDIHRKRQGSPRKRKGPVSGTKGKDRFRSEEAFYENPLPDCLCQPGSPDSDDSLVSI, from the exons ATGCCGCTGCGCCGGAAGGTGAGGCCCGCgggcgcgacggcgcggcgggcggcgctgcGGTGGTGGCTGCTCTCGCTCGCCGCCACGGGCGCCGcggtcaccgccgccgcagcgctgctcgccgtcgccctccacttctccggctccggccccggcgccgcctcgtcctccgcctcctccggcgcgCCCTACCGCCTCTCGCAGCCGCGGGAGGCCGAGGAGCTGCGGTGGGAGCAGGAGgtcgcgccgccgcagctcgcGTCGCCGCAGTCGCGAAAG CtggacggcgcggcggagaAGAGCCTGTGGCTGCCGGCGCCATCGCGGCGGTTCGTGCCCTGCgtggcgccgtcgccggagtACAAAA GCCCGGTGGCATCGAGGGGGTACTTGCTCGTACACACCAATGGCGGTCTCAACCAGATGCGCGCTGGG ATCAGTGATATGGTGGCAGTTGCGCGCATACTTAATGCTACACTCATCATTCCAGAGCTTGATAAGAAATCATTTTGGCATGACAGAAG CAACTTTTCAGATGTCTTTGATGAAGAACACTTCATAAATTCTTTAGCAAATGATGTAAAAGTTTTGAAGAAACTGCCAAAGGAGTTGGTGAAAGCTCCAAAGTCTGTTAGGTACTTCAAGAGTTGGTCTGGAGTAGATTATTACCAGGAAGAGATTTCTCCACTGTGGGATCATCGCCAG GTCATTCGAGCTGCTAAGTCAGATTCTCGCCTTGCAAACAACTACCTTCCTACCGACATTCAGAAGCTTCGCTGTCGGGCCTTTTTTCAAGCACTTAGATTTGCTCCCCCAATTGAAGCTTTAGGCAAG CTATTGGTGGAGAGGATGAGATCATTTGGACCATATATAGCTTTGCATCTACGCTATGAGAAGGATATGCTTGCTTTTAGTGGGTGTACATATGGTTTATCTCAAACAGAATCAGAAGAACTTGCAATGATCAG AGAAAACACAACCTACTGGAAGGTGAAAGACATTGATCCATTAGAACAAAGATCCCATGGTTACTGCCCCTTGACACCAAAGGAGGTTGGCATGTTTCTTTCTGCCCTAGGATATCCGTCAAGCACCCCAGTGTACATAGCCGCAGGGGAAATATACGGAGGTGAATCTCATATGGTTGATTTGCAATCACGCTTCCCGATTCTGATGAACAAG GAGAAACTTGCCTCAGCCGAGGAGCTACGGCCTTTCAGCCAATACGCTGCTCAAATGGCAGCTCTGGATTACATTGTTTCGGTGGAGAGCCATGTCTTTGTCCCATCCTATTCGGGTAACATGGCACGTGCTGTTGCGGGTCATCGCCGTTTTCTTGGTCACCGGAAGACAATAAGTCCTGACAG GAAAGCATTAGTTCGATTGTTTGACAAAGTCGACAGAGGATTACTGAAGGAAGGCAAGAAGCTATCTGAAAGGATACTAGACATCCACCGGAAAAG ACAAGGCTCTCCACGGAAACGAAAAGGTCCAGTCTCAGGAACAAAGGGCAAAGATAGGTTTCGGTCAGAAGAGGCGTTTTATGAGAATCCTCTTCCCGACTGCCTGTGTCAACCAGGGTCTCCAGATAGCGATGATTCTCTTGTCAGCATCTAA
- the LOC117853120 gene encoding 24.1 kDa heat shock protein, mitochondrial yields the protein MAFAVASKGAPLAGLLKKLLLAAPSSSGAAPAAALALRPASVATARRLFNTGGAPFRRGDDDYEEESSGDEDVFYDRRRRARDFSTPMFFSADVLDRFGEPMRLGRLLALMEDDDAAAPRRGWWVSKEDDDAVQLKVAMPGLGKEHVKVWADQDGLMIKGEGTEDDDEEEGPARYSSHIGLSSDAFKMDQIKAEMKDGLLKVTVPKIKVEDRKDVFQVMVE from the exons ATGGCTTTCGCCGTGGCCTCCAAGGGGGCTCCGCTGGCCGGCCTCCTCAAgaagctcctcctcgccgcgccgtcctcctccggggccgcgcccgccgccgccctcgcgctcCGCCCGGCGTccgtcgccaccgcccgccgcctcttCAACACCGGGGGCGCGCCGTTCCGCCGTGGCGACGACGACTACGAGGAGGAGTccagcggcgacgaggacgtcTTCtacgaccgccgccgccgcgcgcgcgactTCTCCACCCCCATGTTCTTCTCTGCAG ACGTGCTGGACCGGTTCGGCGAGCCGATGAGGCTGGGCCGGCTGCTGGCGctgatggaggacgacgacgcggcggcgccgaggcgcGGGTGGTGGGTGTCgaaggaggacgacgacgcggtGCAACTGAAGGTGGCGATGCCGGGGCTGGGGAAGGAGCACGTGAAGGTGTGGGCGGACCAGGACGGCCTGATGATCAAGGGCGAGGGcaccgaggacgacgacgaggaggagggcccGGCGCGGTACAGCAGCCACATCGGGCTCTCCTCGGACGCGTTCAAGATGGACCAGATCAAGGCGGAGATGAAGGATGGGTTGCTCAAGGTCACCGTGCCCAAGATCAAGGTCGAGGACCGCAAGGACGTGTTCCAGGTGATGGTCGAGTAG